The Deltaproteobacteria bacterium region ATCGATCTATCCGGTCACTGGGGCTACAATGTGGGCACCTTGTACTCTCAATACTATAACCTGAGCTACGGTGGACAGAACGCTACCGGCGCCGTGCAGGTCACACCGGATGGCGAAGTCGAAGACACGCTCTGCTGGGGGGGGTATTTCGATGCTTCTTTTGGCGGCAATACCATTGCGGTTCACCTGATCGCCGGCGTGCAGCACGTAGAGAACGACGTTTGGGAAGGCGAGGATTCCAATACCCGTTACGGCATCGCCGTGCGTATCCCCTACTCGATTTCCGGTAGTTTTACCCTCAGTCCGGAAGTCGGCTACTATAACCATGGCGACGATGTCAATGTCCAGGAAAGCGGCAAAGATCTCGGTACTGACATCCTGGCCGGTGTACAATTCCAGTTCGTCTTCTGATCCGACTCGATACGATTAAACGGAAGTCTCGTCCCTCATTTGACGAGACTTTCTACTCTCTGGAACGGCATGTTATCAAATGGAATGTTTTAGTTTTTTTTCGATAATGCTCGCCGTTTTCAAGATCTGTATGGCTGTAACGTAACCTTCAGAGGTGTTGAAGGATGGCATCTATGATGCTTCAAGGCAAAACCGCCGTGGTCACCGGCGCCGGTCGCGGCGTCGGCCGCGCTGTGGCCATTGCCTATGCGCGTGAAGGGGCCCGGATTGTGGTCAACTTTTCCAGCAACCAGGACGCCGCCAAGGCTACGGTTCAAGAAATCGAAGCCCTCGGGAGTGAGGCGATATTGCATAAAGCGGACGTTTCCGTCAGAGAAGAAGCCAACAGCCTGATCTCAGCCGCCAAAGAACGATTTGGAAGCGTCGACATTCTTGTGAACAATGCCGGCATAACCCGCCCAAACCTGTTGATCAAAATGGATGAGGATGAATGGGATCGGGTGATTGACGTGCATCTGAAAGGGGCGTTTTTCTGCACGCAGGCGGCGGCTTTGTTTATGAAGGAACAGAACGCGGGCAAAATCATCAACGTGACCTCCGTGGCTGGAATCATGGGAACCGTGGGCCAGGTGAACTACAGCGCCGCCAAAGGGGGCATCATCGCATTCACCAAGAGTGTGGCGCGTGAAATGGCGCGATTCAACGTGTGCGCAAACACCATTTCCCTGGGGATCGTGGCCACGGATATGACCGAAAAGATCCGCAGTGATGAAAAGCTCAGGAACGTCTACATGAATCGGATACTGCTCAAGCGTTTCGCGGAACCCGATGATATTACCCCCGCTTTTGTATTCCTGGCTTC contains the following coding sequences:
- a CDS encoding 3-oxoacyl-ACP reductase FabG, whose protein sequence is MLQGKTAVVTGAGRGVGRAVAIAYAREGARIVVNFSSNQDAAKATVQEIEALGSEAILHKADVSVREEANSLISAAKERFGSVDILVNNAGITRPNLLIKMDEDEWDRVIDVHLKGAFFCTQAAALFMKEQNAGKIINVTSVAGIMGTVGQVNYSAAKGGIIAFTKSVAREMARFNVCANTISLGIVATDMTEKIRSDEKLRNVYMNRILLKRFAEPDDITPAFVFLASDDANYITGQLVCVDGGYGMI